Proteins encoded within one genomic window of Cellulomonas flavigena DSM 20109:
- a CDS encoding TM0106 family RecB-like putative nuclease: MILLDDGTLTYSASDLTAAARCEHAVLRALDARLGRGPAAEPDADVVLARVAHLGDEHEQRVLRGLVERYGVWRPGTRGGLAQVPATRDPASRAHLEAAHAATLDRLGSADVVHQAAFFDGRFVGRADFLVRDDDGAWSVRDAKLARNAQPTALLQVAAYADQLARAGVPVAREVQLVLGDAAVTRHAVADLVPVYRERRARLQELLDAHRAQDGPVTWGDTRWAACGRCSLCTAELEARRDVTLVAGVYERQRALLGAAGVATIDELAALPDDREVEGLSPDVLARVRLQARLQLEQEARNADPAHPVDVPWALTHPPRVAALLPPPDPGDIFFDFEGDPLWYDAAMAGEPDAWGLEYLFGVVENPPAPEAEAPFVAFWAHDRAEERVALREFLAYLADRRARFPGMHVYHYAAYEKTTLRRLAARHGEGEAQVDGLLREGLLVDLYTAVKAGVRTGQRSYSLKKLEPLYMATGRGDGVTNAADSIVEYAEAVAARDAGRLDDWNERIKAIEVYNHYDCDSTLGLRDWLLARLAEVGVAPSRPVVLDPEAEARAAELGAPDPLEDELLALAGPGPGEGVVRTPGRQAVALVGAALRYHQREDKPYWWGHFDRLSAHPSDWTERRNVLLADRPGAVEVVTDWHLPPGKQVERRVLRMTGRLEPGSDLRPGAQAVGLYDAPLPACVRTSVDGPRGWCERMTVLEVRADVEGRSPRDVLVVEETRPKGSEPFAELPMALAPAGPIGTAPLREAIRRLAERVRDAVADGSAATGDAAAATGATPDDAPDVSLPRSAVLDLARRTPPRTRSGAPLPTADGDLVDVLTRAVLDLDDSYLAVQGPPGTGKTYTGARVIAALVERGWRVGVVAQSHAVVENMLRGVAGAGVPAGAIAKKLPTDGRDATADAPWTWVPDKGFGAFWSAHPGGADGAGAVLGGTAWDLVSTTRLPSAPLDLLVVDEAGQFALATTFAVAGSARNLLLLGDPQQLPQVSQGTHPEPVDRSALGWLTDGHDTLPAELGYFLPVTYRLHPELCAAVSTLAYEGRLVSAPAAAARSLDGVPAGVHGVLVEHEGNAVASPEEAEVVARTVAHLVGRTWRDPAAAAPERPLTPADVVVVAAYNAQVWTVRRALDAAGFTATRVGTVDRFQGQEAPVVVVTTAASSPSQVPRGLDFLLDRNRINVAVSRGQWAAFVVRSTRLSHTLPHRPESLERLGAFVGLTTRSVVDVPAAT; the protein is encoded by the coding sequence GTGATCCTGCTCGACGACGGCACCCTGACGTACTCCGCGAGCGACCTGACGGCCGCCGCGCGGTGCGAGCACGCCGTGCTGCGCGCGCTCGACGCGCGGCTCGGGCGCGGCCCCGCGGCCGAGCCGGACGCGGACGTGGTGCTGGCGCGCGTCGCGCACCTCGGCGACGAGCACGAGCAGCGGGTGCTGCGCGGGCTCGTCGAGCGGTACGGGGTGTGGCGCCCGGGCACCCGGGGCGGGCTCGCGCAGGTCCCGGCGACGCGTGACCCCGCGTCCCGCGCGCACCTGGAGGCCGCGCACGCCGCGACGCTCGACCGGCTCGGGTCCGCGGACGTCGTGCACCAGGCCGCGTTCTTCGACGGGCGGTTCGTCGGACGGGCGGACTTCCTGGTCCGCGACGACGACGGCGCGTGGTCCGTGCGCGACGCCAAGCTCGCGCGCAACGCCCAGCCCACCGCCCTGCTGCAGGTCGCCGCGTACGCGGACCAGCTCGCGCGCGCGGGCGTGCCCGTGGCGCGCGAGGTGCAGCTCGTGCTGGGCGACGCGGCGGTCACGCGGCACGCGGTGGCGGACCTCGTGCCCGTCTACCGCGAGCGCCGCGCGCGGCTGCAGGAGCTGCTCGACGCGCACCGCGCGCAGGACGGGCCCGTGACGTGGGGCGACACGCGGTGGGCCGCGTGCGGGCGGTGCTCGCTGTGCACCGCCGAGCTCGAGGCGCGGCGCGACGTCACGCTCGTGGCCGGCGTGTACGAGCGTCAGCGCGCGCTGCTCGGCGCCGCGGGCGTCGCGACGATCGACGAGCTCGCGGCCCTTCCCGACGACCGCGAGGTCGAGGGGCTGAGCCCGGACGTGCTCGCGAGGGTGCGGCTGCAGGCACGGCTGCAGCTCGAGCAGGAAGCCCGCAACGCCGACCCGGCGCACCCGGTGGACGTCCCGTGGGCCCTCACGCACCCCCCACGGGTCGCCGCGCTGCTGCCGCCGCCGGACCCGGGCGACATCTTCTTCGACTTCGAGGGAGACCCCCTCTGGTACGACGCGGCGATGGCCGGCGAGCCCGACGCGTGGGGTCTGGAGTACCTGTTCGGTGTGGTCGAGAACCCGCCCGCGCCGGAGGCGGAGGCGCCGTTCGTCGCGTTCTGGGCGCACGACCGCGCCGAGGAGCGCGTCGCGCTGCGGGAGTTCCTCGCCTACCTCGCCGACCGTCGCGCACGGTTCCCCGGCATGCACGTCTACCACTACGCGGCGTACGAGAAGACGACGCTGCGGCGGCTCGCGGCGCGTCACGGCGAGGGCGAGGCGCAGGTCGACGGCCTCCTGCGCGAGGGGCTGCTCGTCGACCTGTACACCGCGGTCAAGGCGGGCGTGCGCACGGGCCAGCGGTCGTACTCGCTGAAGAAGCTCGAGCCGCTGTACATGGCGACGGGACGCGGCGACGGCGTCACGAACGCGGCCGACTCGATCGTCGAGTACGCCGAGGCGGTCGCGGCCCGCGACGCGGGGCGGCTCGACGACTGGAACGAGCGCATCAAGGCCATCGAGGTCTACAACCACTACGACTGCGACTCGACGCTCGGGCTGCGGGACTGGCTGCTCGCGCGGCTCGCCGAGGTCGGCGTCGCGCCGTCGCGCCCGGTCGTGCTCGACCCCGAGGCGGAGGCCCGTGCCGCCGAGCTCGGCGCGCCCGACCCGCTGGAGGACGAGCTGCTGGCGCTCGCCGGGCCCGGACCGGGCGAGGGCGTGGTGCGGACGCCCGGGCGGCAGGCCGTCGCGCTCGTCGGCGCCGCGCTGCGGTACCACCAGCGGGAGGACAAGCCGTACTGGTGGGGCCACTTCGACCGACTGTCGGCGCACCCGTCGGACTGGACGGAGCGGCGCAACGTGCTGCTCGCCGACCGGCCCGGCGCGGTCGAGGTGGTCACCGACTGGCACCTGCCGCCGGGCAAGCAGGTCGAGCGCCGCGTGCTGCGCATGACCGGGCGGCTCGAGCCGGGCAGCGACCTGCGGCCGGGCGCGCAGGCCGTCGGGCTGTACGACGCACCGCTGCCCGCGTGCGTGCGCACGTCCGTCGACGGGCCGCGCGGCTGGTGCGAGCGCATGACGGTGCTCGAGGTCAGGGCTGACGTCGAGGGGCGCAGCCCGCGGGACGTGCTGGTCGTCGAGGAGACGCGACCCAAGGGCTCGGAACCGTTCGCCGAGCTGCCGATGGCGCTGGCCCCGGCCGGGCCGATCGGCACCGCACCGCTGCGCGAGGCGATCCGCAGGCTCGCGGAGCGGGTCCGCGACGCGGTGGCGGACGGCTCGGCAGCGACGGGCGACGCCGCGGCGGCGACGGGCGCGACGCCGGACGACGCGCCCGACGTGAGCCTGCCGCGCTCCGCGGTCCTCGACCTCGCACGCCGCACGCCGCCGCGCACGCGGTCGGGCGCGCCGCTGCCGACCGCCGACGGGGACCTCGTCGACGTGCTGACGCGCGCGGTGCTGGATCTCGACGACTCGTACCTCGCCGTGCAGGGCCCGCCCGGCACCGGCAAGACGTACACCGGCGCGCGGGTGATCGCCGCGCTCGTGGAGCGCGGGTGGCGCGTCGGGGTCGTCGCGCAGTCGCACGCCGTGGTCGAGAACATGCTGCGCGGCGTCGCCGGTGCCGGGGTGCCGGCGGGCGCGATCGCGAAGAAGCTCCCCACCGACGGGCGGGACGCGACGGCCGACGCCCCGTGGACGTGGGTGCCGGACAAGGGGTTCGGGGCGTTCTGGTCCGCACACCCGGGTGGGGCGGACGGTGCCGGCGCGGTGCTCGGCGGCACCGCGTGGGACCTCGTCAGCACCACGAGGCTGCCGTCCGCGCCGCTGGACCTGCTCGTCGTGGACGAGGCCGGGCAGTTCGCGCTCGCCACCACGTTCGCCGTGGCCGGCTCGGCGCGCAACCTGCTGCTGCTGGGCGACCCGCAGCAGCTGCCCCAGGTCAGCCAGGGCACGCACCCCGAACCGGTCGACCGCAGCGCGCTGGGTTGGCTGACCGACGGGCACGACACGCTCCCCGCCGAGCTCGGCTACTTCCTGCCGGTGACGTACCGCCTGCACCCCGAGCTGTGCGCCGCCGTGTCGACGCTCGCCTACGAGGGACGGCTGGTGTCCGCGCCGGCCGCGGCGGCCCGGTCGCTCGACGGCGTCCCGGCGGGCGTGCACGGCGTGCTCGTCGAGCACGAGGGGAACGCCGTCGCGTCCCCGGAGGAGGCCGAGGTCGTGGCGCGCACGGTCGCGCACCTCGTCGGGCGCACGTGGCGGGACCCCGCCGCCGCGGCACCCGAGCGTCCCCTGACGCCGGCCGACGTGGTGGTCGTCGCGGCCTACAACGCGCAGGTGTGGACGGTCCGGCGCGCGCTCGACGCCGCAGGCTTCACCGCGACCCGCGTCGGCACGGTCGACCGGTTCCAGGGCCAGGAGGCGCCGGTCGTCGTGGTGACCACCGCGGCGTCGTCGCCGTCGCAGGTGCCCCGCGGCCTCGACTTCCTGCTCGACCGCAACCGGATCAACGTCGCGGTCTCCCGCGGGCAGTGGGCGGCGTTCGTCGTCCGCTCGACGCGGCTGTCGCACACGCTGCCGCACCGGCCCGAGTCGCTCGAGCGCCTCGGCGCGTTCGTGGGCCTCACGACGCGCTCGGTCGTGGACGTGCCCGCGGCGACGTAA
- a CDS encoding XRE family transcriptional regulator: MSTSYGTQLRARRIRLGLTQRELARLSGVAQPVIAATETGRRGVSAETRSRLDEALSVRPSVVLGRHRDAVREAVARHHGHDAYLIGSVARGDDTPQSDVDLMITFDDGTDLVDVLDLTDELEELLGAKVDVISGRVDGAVSSHARRDAVPL; this comes from the coding sequence ATGTCCACGTCGTACGGCACGCAGCTGCGGGCACGCCGCATTCGCCTCGGCCTGACGCAGCGCGAGCTCGCGCGGCTGTCGGGCGTCGCACAGCCGGTGATCGCCGCGACGGAGACGGGGCGACGCGGCGTGAGCGCGGAGACTCGGTCCCGGCTCGACGAGGCGCTCAGCGTCCGCCCGTCGGTCGTGCTGGGACGTCACCGCGACGCCGTCCGCGAGGCCGTCGCACGCCACCACGGCCACGACGCCTACCTCATCGGGTCGGTCGCGCGCGGCGACGACACCCCGCAGTCCGACGTCGACCTCATGATCACCTTCGACGACGGCACCGACCTCGTCGACGTCCTCGACCTCACCGACGAGCTCGAGGAGCTCCTGGGCGCCAAGGTGGACGTCATCTCCGGACGCGTCGACGGCGCCGTGAGCTCGCACGCGCGGCGCGACGCGGTCCCGCTGTGA
- a CDS encoding DUF6301 family protein, whose protein sequence is MQTASVDQIRALLRTFQAITWPAGRQKALALADECGWTIRLETPRGVRYLTGYPTNDQRANALIRPDDADGSILDLTVHVSDRDPATPAELDEAYRSVAATVRAELGTPVRTDEWEHARTVWDIAGGGRVVIQKLDSVVLILRSQEVTDLERDEERLGVDPGRIPGAGDEDF, encoded by the coding sequence GTGCAGACCGCGTCCGTCGACCAGATCCGGGCACTCCTGCGCACCTTCCAGGCGATCACCTGGCCCGCCGGCCGACAGAAGGCGCTGGCCCTCGCCGACGAGTGCGGCTGGACAATCCGGCTCGAGACCCCCCGCGGCGTCCGGTACCTCACGGGGTACCCGACGAACGACCAGCGCGCCAACGCGCTGATCAGGCCGGACGACGCCGACGGCAGCATCCTCGACCTCACCGTGCACGTCTCCGACCGCGACCCCGCCACGCCCGCGGAGCTCGACGAGGCATACCGGTCCGTGGCGGCCACGGTCCGGGCGGAGCTGGGTACCCCCGTGCGCACCGACGAGTGGGAGCACGCCCGCACCGTGTGGGACATCGCCGGCGGCGGGCGCGTCGTGATCCAGAAGCTCGACTCCGTCGTCCTCATCCTGCGCTCGCAGGAGGTCACCGACCTCGAACGCGACGAGGAACGGCTCGGGGTCGACCCGGGCCGCATTCCCGGGGCGGGCGACGAGGACTTCTGA
- a CDS encoding nitroreductase/quinone reductase family protein → MDRAGRGWVERRAQALRRHYAGGRADAFARRAARFWAALHGTWLTPRRWVTLEVPGRRTGKATRFPLVMADVDGRWYLVSMLGECAWVWNVRAADGRAVLRHGRPRPVRLVEVPVAERAPMVRRLVQIAPGARPHVRVDRHEPVEAFEEIAADHPVFRVLPADA, encoded by the coding sequence ATGGACAGGGCGGGGCGGGGTTGGGTGGAGCGGCGGGCGCAGGCCCTCCGCCGGCACTACGCAGGCGGGCGCGCCGACGCGTTCGCCCGGCGGGCCGCACGCTTCTGGGCGGCGCTGCACGGCACGTGGCTGACGCCGCGCCGCTGGGTCACGCTCGAGGTGCCCGGCCGCCGCACCGGCAAGGCCACGCGGTTTCCGCTCGTGATGGCCGACGTCGACGGCCGCTGGTACCTGGTGTCCATGCTCGGCGAGTGCGCCTGGGTGTGGAACGTCCGCGCCGCGGACGGCCGCGCAGTCCTGCGGCACGGCCGCCCGCGACCCGTGCGGCTCGTGGAGGTCCCGGTCGCGGAGCGGGCGCCGATGGTCCGCAGGCTCGTGCAGATCGCGCCGGGCGCGCGCCCGCACGTGCGCGTCGACCGGCACGAGCCCGTCGAGGCGTTCGAGGAGATCGCGGCGGACCACCCCGTGTTCCGCGTGCTGCCGGCCGACGCGTGA
- a CDS encoding antitoxin, with the protein MGLDDLVNKAKGALDGREEQAKDALDKAAEAVKSRTDTGTDAQIDKVVDAAKDYLDQQKKS; encoded by the coding sequence ATGGGTCTCGATGACCTGGTGAACAAGGCGAAGGGCGCGCTGGACGGCCGCGAGGAGCAGGCCAAGGACGCGCTCGACAAGGCGGCCGAGGCTGTCAAGTCCCGCACGGACACCGGCACGGACGCTCAGATCGACAAGGTGGTCGACGCCGCCAAGGACTACCTGGACCAGCAGAAGAAGTCCTGA
- a CDS encoding RNA-binding domain-containing protein: MKTIDLLAGGETLTVEFKRDINDRDLVKAAACLANGDGGVLLVGVEDDGTVTGAKPRHGASTEPHRVAAFIMNSTEPPLPVDVAVESVEGAQVVRIDVPRADPGPVGTKDGLFTKRVIATDGRPQCLPMTAHEIVSMGLVTRGQDFAAAVARDATMDDLDPRELDRFRTLCRAAGDSLGSLADVDILKALGLVPMTAPVSIGAVLLFGTRAAVERWVPNAEFLFQDLRGHGDGTNERIVGPLLQSADQMRRLIDERNTTTELMAGLHRVEVPLIPSVTRREALANAVVHRDYAAVGPTVVQVTDEEFVVSNPGGLPPGVTIANILDQSRPRSPLLASAFKRAGLVERKGKGVNEMFEQQLRAGRGVPDYSRSTPDSVVVTVPLGTADLDLVRFLLVWEDERQRPLTLDELRVVHDVKASGSATSADLTEALGLIPQTTRTITTRLVERGILEARGNGRSRRFHLTARFYDLAQDRNAYVRVMGADPLQQERMIRDYVTAYGSITRSQAAQLCQVSPVQARTILKRLVDAGALRLVGERRTSKYVV, encoded by the coding sequence GTGAAGACCATCGACCTGCTCGCGGGCGGCGAGACACTCACCGTCGAGTTCAAGCGTGACATCAACGACCGAGACCTCGTCAAGGCAGCCGCGTGCCTCGCCAACGGGGACGGAGGCGTGCTCCTCGTCGGCGTCGAGGACGACGGCACGGTCACCGGGGCCAAGCCGCGGCACGGCGCCTCGACGGAGCCGCACCGGGTCGCGGCCTTCATCATGAACTCGACGGAGCCGCCGCTGCCCGTCGACGTCGCCGTGGAGTCGGTCGAAGGCGCGCAGGTCGTGCGCATCGACGTCCCGCGCGCCGACCCCGGGCCCGTCGGCACCAAGGACGGCCTGTTCACCAAGCGTGTCATCGCCACCGACGGCCGCCCTCAGTGTCTGCCGATGACGGCTCACGAGATCGTGAGCATGGGCCTGGTGACTCGTGGGCAGGACTTCGCGGCGGCAGTCGCACGCGACGCGACCATGGACGACCTCGACCCCCGGGAGCTCGACCGGTTCCGCACGCTGTGCCGCGCCGCCGGCGACAGCCTCGGGAGCCTCGCCGACGTCGACATCCTTAAGGCGCTCGGGCTCGTGCCGATGACCGCTCCCGTCAGCATCGGCGCAGTTCTGCTGTTCGGGACACGCGCGGCGGTCGAGCGCTGGGTCCCGAACGCGGAGTTCCTCTTCCAGGACCTGCGCGGGCACGGGGACGGGACGAACGAGCGCATCGTCGGCCCCCTCCTGCAGTCGGCGGACCAGATGCGGCGACTTATCGACGAACGCAACACCACCACCGAGCTCATGGCCGGCCTGCACCGTGTCGAGGTCCCGCTGATCCCGTCGGTCACCCGACGAGAAGCGCTCGCCAACGCCGTGGTCCACCGTGACTATGCCGCCGTGGGCCCCACCGTCGTCCAGGTCACCGACGAGGAGTTCGTCGTCTCCAACCCCGGAGGCCTGCCTCCCGGCGTCACCATCGCCAACATCCTCGACCAGTCACGGCCACGCAGCCCGCTCCTCGCATCCGCGTTCAAGCGCGCGGGCCTGGTGGAACGCAAGGGCAAGGGCGTCAACGAGATGTTCGAGCAGCAGCTCCGGGCGGGACGCGGCGTCCCGGACTACTCCCGCAGCACCCCGGACTCCGTCGTCGTCACCGTCCCGCTCGGCACAGCCGACCTCGACCTCGTGCGGTTCCTGCTCGTCTGGGAGGACGAGAGACAACGCCCGCTGACGCTGGACGAGCTGCGGGTGGTGCACGACGTCAAAGCGTCCGGTTCCGCGACGAGCGCCGACCTCACGGAGGCCCTCGGCCTCATCCCTCAGACGACCCGCACGATCACGACGCGTCTCGTGGAGCGCGGGATCCTCGAGGCCCGGGGCAACGGGCGCAGCCGACGTTTTCACCTGACCGCCCGCTTCTACGACCTCGCACAGGACCGCAACGCCTACGTACGGGTGATGGGCGCCGACCCGCTGCAGCAGGAGCGCATGATCCGCGACTACGTGACGGCCTACGGGTCCATCACCCGCAGCCAGGCCGCTCAGCTGTGCCAGGTGTCACCGGTCCAGGCTCGGACCATCCTCAAGCGCCTCGTCGACGCCGGCGCACTACGTCTCGTCGGTGAACGGAGGACGTCGAAGTACGTGGTGTGA
- a CDS encoding immunoglobulin domain-containing protein has translation MAAGDDASFTVTVTGSPAPTVTWQRRAAGAGSWTAAGTGTSLDLADVTPADHGTQVRAVVTSTQGSATSAAATLTVRWAPVLTAHPADVTGLADDEVTFTAAATGNPAASPTWQTSPDGTTWTTVPGATGWTYSRTLADADHGLQVRAVASNAEGTAVSEVARVTVDAPPAIVAQPADATVDLGTDATFEVAVTGRPAPAVQWQTQVDGDWVDVPGATGTTLVVPGTQDAHGTRYRAVATNARGTTTSDVVTLAVLLAPTVTDPQDVATAPGEQVTFSVDVTGRPVPDVTWEASHDGVTWTPVGTGTTLTLTPTLADDGLLVRAVATATLVTGPASVTSAAAELVVAEVPEFLDGPAPLTSVTAGVPTTLAWTVRAADATARWEVSRDGGATWTPAPVGWTPGTEAAVLAARAAGPAVRTVHTLAFTPTAADEGVLVRLTVASPGGAASASTVLDVVAVADPGTGGGSPGDGTAGGTAAAREAARRAARAPPAPRARARRARRAAGRRRSPVPAPTRWRCWPSAPCSPRRAS, from the coding sequence GTGGCCGCGGGCGACGACGCGTCGTTCACCGTCACGGTGACGGGCTCGCCCGCACCGACGGTGACGTGGCAGCGCCGTGCCGCGGGCGCCGGGTCGTGGACCGCCGCAGGCACGGGGACGTCGCTGGACCTCGCGGACGTCACGCCCGCGGACCACGGCACGCAGGTGCGCGCCGTCGTGACCAGCACGCAGGGCTCGGCGACGAGCGCCGCCGCGACGCTCACGGTGCGCTGGGCGCCCGTGCTCACGGCCCACCCGGCCGACGTCACGGGCCTCGCGGACGACGAGGTCACGTTCACGGCCGCCGCCACCGGCAACCCGGCGGCGAGCCCCACGTGGCAGACGTCGCCTGACGGCACGACGTGGACGACCGTGCCGGGCGCCACCGGGTGGACCTACAGCCGCACGCTCGCCGACGCGGACCACGGTCTGCAGGTGCGCGCCGTGGCGAGCAACGCCGAGGGCACCGCGGTCTCCGAGGTCGCCCGCGTGACGGTCGACGCGCCCCCCGCGATCGTCGCGCAGCCCGCCGACGCGACCGTGGACCTCGGCACGGACGCGACGTTCGAGGTCGCGGTCACCGGGCGACCCGCACCGGCCGTGCAGTGGCAGACGCAGGTCGACGGCGACTGGGTCGACGTGCCCGGCGCCACCGGCACGACGCTCGTCGTCCCCGGCACGCAGGACGCGCACGGCACCCGCTACCGCGCGGTCGCGACCAACGCGCGCGGCACGACGACCAGCGACGTCGTGACCCTCGCGGTCCTGCTCGCACCGACGGTCACCGACCCGCAGGACGTCGCGACCGCGCCGGGCGAGCAGGTGACGTTCAGCGTCGACGTCACGGGCCGCCCGGTGCCGGACGTCACGTGGGAGGCGTCGCACGACGGGGTCACGTGGACGCCCGTCGGCACGGGCACGACGCTCACCCTGACGCCGACGCTCGCCGACGACGGCCTGCTGGTGCGGGCCGTCGCGACCGCGACGCTCGTGACCGGCCCGGCCTCCGTGACCAGTGCGGCCGCCGAGCTGGTCGTGGCCGAGGTGCCCGAGTTCCTCGACGGCCCCGCGCCGCTGACGAGCGTCACGGCCGGGGTCCCGACGACGCTCGCGTGGACCGTGCGCGCCGCCGACGCGACGGCACGCTGGGAGGTGTCGCGTGACGGCGGGGCCACGTGGACGCCCGCCCCCGTGGGCTGGACGCCCGGCACGGAGGCGGCGGTCCTGGCGGCGCGCGCCGCCGGACCGGCCGTGCGGACCGTGCACACGCTGGCGTTCACGCCCACCGCGGCGGACGAGGGCGTGCTCGTGCGCCTCACCGTCGCCTCGCCGGGCGGTGCGGCGAGCGCGAGCACCGTGCTCGACGTCGTGGCGGTCGCCGACCCGGGGACGGGCGGCGGCAGCCCGGGGGACGGCACGGCGGGCGGCACGGCGGCGGCGCGGGAGGCGGCACGGCGGGCGGCACGAGCTCCACCGGCCCCGCGGGCTCGGGCGCGACGGGCGCGACGGGCAGCGGGGCGTCGTCGCTCCCCCGTACCGGCACCGACCCGCTGGCGCTGCTGGCCCTCGGCGCCCTGCTCGCCGCGGCGGGCCTCGTGA
- a CDS encoding DUF6301 family protein: MRTASPDQISDLLRAFDAVTWPAGRQAAHDLAAALGWSVRLETPNGIRFVTNLGTNDDRARALVITDETAGDVLDELEINVSDAEDPSPTALRQAYTSLCTAVEETLGAPVVADRGENPRTFWDLTNGGRVGLQRLDDIVVMVLLSRDAADLARQEARLGISPDRVPGTGHEDL, from the coding sequence GTGCGCACAGCATCACCCGACCAGATCAGCGACCTCCTGCGCGCCTTCGACGCTGTCACGTGGCCGGCCGGCAGGCAGGCCGCGCACGACCTCGCCGCCGCGCTCGGATGGTCCGTGAGGCTCGAGACCCCGAACGGGATCCGCTTCGTCACGAACCTGGGCACCAACGACGACCGAGCCCGGGCCCTGGTGATCACGGACGAGACCGCCGGCGACGTCCTCGACGAACTCGAGATCAACGTCTCGGACGCCGAGGACCCGTCGCCCACCGCGTTGCGGCAGGCCTACACGAGTCTCTGCACAGCAGTCGAGGAGACGCTCGGCGCACCCGTGGTCGCCGACCGCGGGGAGAACCCGCGGACGTTCTGGGACCTGACCAACGGTGGACGGGTCGGCCTCCAGCGGCTCGACGACATCGTGGTCATGGTCCTGCTGTCGCGTGACGCCGCGGATCTCGCACGCCAGGAGGCGCGTCTCGGGATCAGCCCCGACCGGGTACCCGGGACGGGGCACGAGGACCTGTAG
- a CDS encoding MFS transporter produces MTGADVPEPGAAARAVHPAPPTADPATRLDGLPVTRRHVRLLVGSGVGWTFDAMDVGLISFVIAQLAVVWGTDATTLGWVASAGFVGMAVGAAVGGLLADRIGRRQVFALTLLVYGVATGASALVGGVAVLMALRFVVGLGLGAELPVASTLVSEFAPPRIRGRAVVVLESFWAVGWILAALIGYLVVPSGDDGWRWALALGALPALYSVVVRRGLPESVRYLQARGRHAEAEQVVAELEASRAVGHGGLTGAQVRDAATARPSSAAADVERHSSSAAGTDADRTSPAGTDADRTSPAGTDADRTSPAGADRARSSSAGVAPAPDPTAATAPDATAAPAPDPAPRLAALWAPSLRRRTAALWLVWFAVNFSYYGAFIWLPSLLAADGHTLVRSFEYTLIITLGQLPGYAAAAVLVETWGRRRTLAAFLAGSALAAGAFAAASGDAQILGAGVMLSFFNLGAWGALYAVTPELYPTRVRTTGAGWAAGIGRTASVLAPLAVPQLRELGGTGLLFTVFAAVFVVASAGALALPERTGEALT; encoded by the coding sequence GTGACCGGAGCCGACGTCCCCGAGCCCGGGGCTGCAGCGAGGGCCGTACACCCTGCGCCGCCGACCGCCGACCCCGCGACCCGCCTCGACGGCTTGCCCGTCACGCGCCGGCACGTGCGGCTGCTCGTCGGGTCCGGCGTCGGGTGGACGTTCGACGCGATGGACGTCGGGCTCATCTCGTTCGTCATCGCCCAGCTCGCGGTCGTCTGGGGCACCGACGCGACCACGCTCGGGTGGGTCGCATCCGCCGGGTTCGTCGGCATGGCCGTCGGGGCCGCCGTCGGCGGGCTGCTCGCCGACCGCATCGGGCGCCGCCAGGTGTTCGCTCTCACCCTGCTCGTGTACGGGGTCGCGACCGGGGCGTCCGCGCTCGTCGGCGGCGTCGCCGTGCTCATGGCGCTGCGGTTCGTCGTCGGGCTCGGGCTCGGCGCCGAGCTGCCCGTCGCGTCCACGCTCGTCAGCGAGTTCGCACCGCCACGCATCCGCGGACGCGCCGTCGTCGTCCTCGAGTCGTTCTGGGCCGTCGGGTGGATCCTCGCCGCCCTCATCGGGTACCTCGTCGTGCCGTCCGGCGACGACGGGTGGCGGTGGGCGCTCGCGCTCGGTGCCCTGCCCGCGCTGTACTCCGTCGTCGTGCGCCGCGGGCTGCCCGAGTCCGTGCGGTACCTGCAGGCGCGCGGTCGGCATGCCGAGGCCGAGCAGGTCGTCGCGGAGCTCGAGGCGTCGCGCGCCGTCGGGCACGGCGGGCTGACCGGGGCGCAGGTCCGCGACGCGGCGACGGCACGCCCGTCGTCCGCCGCGGCCGACGTCGAGCGTCACTCCTCGTCGGCGGCCGGCACCGACGCCGACCGCACGTCGCCAGCCGGCACCGACGCCGACCGCACGTCGCCAGCCGGCACCGACGCCGACCGCACGTCGCCGGCGGGCGCAGACCGCGCGCGCTCGTCCTCGGCGGGCGTCGCGCCCGCGCCCGACCCCACCGCCGCGACCGCACCCGACGCGACCGCCGCGCCCGCTCCGGACCCCGCGCCGCGCCTCGCCGCGCTCTGGGCGCCGTCGCTGCGCCGCCGCACCGCGGCCCTGTGGCTCGTGTGGTTCGCCGTGAACTTCTCCTACTACGGCGCGTTCATCTGGCTGCCGTCGCTCCTCGCAGCCGACGGGCACACCCTCGTGCGGTCGTTCGAGTACACGCTCATCATCACGCTCGGGCAGCTCCCCGGGTACGCGGCGGCCGCCGTGCTCGTCGAGACGTGGGGGAGGCGCCGCACGCTCGCGGCGTTCCTCGCCGGCTCCGCCCTCGCGGCCGGTGCGTTCGCCGCCGCCTCGGGCGACGCGCAGATCCTCGGCGCCGGCGTGATGCTCTCGTTCTTCAACCTCGGCGCGTGGGGCGCGCTCTACGCGGTGACCCCCGAGCTGTACCCGACGCGCGTGCGGACCACCGGCGCGGGCTGGGCCGCGGGGATCGGGCGCACGGCGTCGGTGCTGGCGCCGCTGGCGGTGCCGCAGCTGCGTGAGCTGGGCGGTACCGGCCTGCTGTTCACCGTGTTCGCCGCGGTCTTCGTCGTCGCGTCCGCCGGCGCGCTCGCACTCCCGGAACGCACCGGCGAGGCCCTGACCTGA